In one Streptomyces sp. T12 genomic region, the following are encoded:
- a CDS encoding AAA domain-containing protein, with translation MREIVRSSHKPVRDWQKYPEVLWLSGLPDDELRRRPDGYRTLLNVEHRPPRPAPVLPAVLEGWVDPEAAVTAAEEPPPLADSGPGQGWEEDEDGDLFEVFEIRREDAQDVLRAYTRWVAAWRKWSEGERAEQPYRELHQQLYRMATRIQQDGEEYEAVLGAGFLTIGAARPSGRVARHILTAPLILTVNPEDISVKVVLAPGDPARLEDSEFLDGDEGYSARLLGSLRERVSTEGFHPLSADALEVLGGWSERAFGTDRAVGFHRGWGRPPADLALPVPTLGFAPAIILRQRGQGALVNFYDGIANRLAQPGAISPLGLAQLLYQLEPEDRRAWGTTGGYEVQPALGPDPLFPLLSNDAQRNVLRRLQTDTGVVVQGPPGTGKTHTIANLVCALLADGKRVLVTSEKGQALKVLRQQLPDKLRSLCVLQGDRRHDGSDDLEQSVRALSQLSATQSPERLAERIKSLEAARSELLSSRARLRDDLRAVREGEWYEHLDVAPGYSGRLAAIVEKVTANASKHDWMPALPAAAPREPLLSQDEAQRLLGLVTRHGAVVLDEHAARCPDPSDFIAPILFEEAVTDLDAAVRACAEAASDALALELANQGSELITTLVGLLDAAEHALQSEGLPGDPAAWPPEEWTTRALQDGMAGQRQQLWDGVRRSAARAEEVQSTLRDIPFAVLDVPEVALAEESRLIAAGRDLEQFMRGGGKLRKLAPKAVQKEAQGLLQGCRVDGRLPNTPEEIVALVAHLAARQCVRQLNERWQGVGVPAAEGSTEVALSELLDRMPTLRAVDEFTQSVRTVHGVLLKARIKATVRTAEQWDDVRTSATGAERLLHARQAEEKLRSIAEQFPRPDARGVAELAEVHRAVAARDPQAYASAIDALTEAFHREADRREARKLLERLAEDHAELARHFAESPTEPAWETRLVDLAGAWAWRQARTFQDTMLTPGREAKLEGELEAVEARLTDTVTQLAADRALLHCLSRMTVGQKQALSAYASATANAGKGTTGLSKRHLKAARSAMRDARGAVPAWVMPIKQVAEMIDPEPDAFDVVIVDEASQVGLDGLMLLWLAPRIIVVGDDRQCAPFFTGGKHDRINESLDTRLPHLTDWQRDGFNPKSNLYDLLSARFSQTIRLTEHFRCMPEIIKWSSAQFYPDNELVPLRQYGADRLKPLEVVHVHEGHCEGHRERLVNRPEAERVVTKLRELSEDEAYAERSFGVIVLRSGHQTRLLEDLIDTEIDAAVRERHNIRVGTAEQFQGDERDVILLSLVIDADNNRALTGRADGRRFNVAASRARDQMWLFTSVTPDQLRSTDLRHSLLTYMQSPPELQGASPSLSAVSPDELCRPFDSLFEQRVFIKIKERGYHVVPQWEVSGKRIDLVVVGETGRLAVECDGSPYHSTPDQIRDDYERERELRRAGWQFWRIRSSEFALSAEDSLTPLWKRLDALGIRPGVTEEVQGDSGSTWSPVEMDDADLTTDELDAMLDEDASVSLEGA, from the coding sequence ATGCGCGAAATCGTACGGAGTTCGCACAAGCCCGTGCGGGACTGGCAGAAGTATCCAGAGGTCCTTTGGCTCTCCGGTCTGCCGGACGACGAGCTTCGACGACGTCCAGATGGGTACCGGACGCTGCTCAACGTGGAGCATCGTCCGCCCCGTCCAGCGCCTGTCCTGCCTGCCGTGCTGGAGGGGTGGGTCGATCCCGAGGCTGCTGTCACCGCGGCGGAGGAACCCCCGCCGCTGGCGGACTCGGGACCAGGCCAGGGGTGGGAGGAGGATGAGGACGGAGATCTGTTCGAGGTCTTCGAGATACGCCGGGAGGATGCGCAGGACGTGCTGCGCGCCTACACGCGGTGGGTCGCAGCGTGGCGCAAGTGGTCGGAAGGCGAGCGCGCAGAACAGCCGTACCGGGAGCTCCATCAGCAGCTGTATCGGATGGCGACCAGGATTCAGCAGGACGGCGAGGAATACGAAGCCGTACTGGGCGCCGGCTTCCTGACGATCGGAGCGGCACGTCCGTCGGGGCGCGTCGCCCGGCACATTTTGACGGCGCCCCTCATCCTCACCGTGAACCCTGAGGACATCTCCGTCAAAGTCGTCCTTGCACCAGGCGACCCAGCACGCCTGGAAGACAGCGAGTTCCTGGACGGAGACGAGGGCTACAGCGCACGCTTGCTGGGCTCGCTGCGGGAACGAGTCAGCACCGAAGGATTCCATCCGCTGTCCGCCGACGCCCTGGAAGTGCTCGGCGGCTGGTCAGAGAGGGCGTTCGGCACCGATCGCGCGGTGGGGTTCCACCGTGGCTGGGGCCGCCCACCTGCCGATCTGGCACTGCCTGTACCCACCCTGGGTTTTGCGCCGGCGATCATCCTTCGCCAGCGGGGCCAGGGCGCCCTCGTGAACTTCTACGACGGTATCGCGAACCGCCTCGCCCAACCCGGTGCCATCAGCCCGTTGGGCCTGGCTCAGTTGCTGTACCAACTGGAACCAGAAGACCGCAGGGCGTGGGGCACGACGGGGGGCTACGAAGTGCAGCCCGCCCTCGGTCCTGACCCACTGTTTCCGCTGCTTTCGAACGACGCACAGCGAAATGTTCTGAGGCGCCTCCAGACGGATACCGGTGTCGTCGTCCAAGGCCCGCCCGGTACGGGGAAGACACACACCATCGCCAACCTGGTGTGCGCCCTACTGGCCGATGGCAAGCGGGTGTTGGTCACCAGCGAGAAGGGGCAGGCCCTGAAGGTCCTGCGCCAGCAGTTGCCCGACAAGCTGCGCAGCCTGTGTGTCCTGCAGGGCGATCGGCGCCATGACGGCAGCGACGACCTGGAGCAGTCTGTTCGCGCACTGTCCCAGCTCAGTGCCACACAGTCGCCGGAGCGTCTCGCTGAAAGGATCAAGAGCCTGGAGGCGGCCCGCTCGGAACTGTTGAGCAGCCGCGCAAGGCTACGTGACGATCTTCGTGCCGTTCGTGAAGGCGAGTGGTACGAGCACCTCGACGTGGCCCCCGGTTACAGCGGGCGGCTTGCCGCGATCGTCGAGAAGGTTACGGCCAACGCATCGAAGCACGACTGGATGCCCGCACTGCCTGCTGCGGCACCGCGAGAGCCCTTACTGAGCCAGGACGAAGCCCAACGTCTGCTTGGCCTCGTGACCAGGCACGGGGCTGTGGTGCTGGACGAGCATGCGGCTCGTTGCCCGGACCCTTCGGACTTCATCGCACCCATTCTCTTCGAAGAGGCGGTCACTGACCTGGACGCTGCCGTGCGCGCTTGCGCCGAAGCAGCGTCCGATGCGCTCGCCCTTGAACTCGCGAATCAGGGCAGCGAGCTGATCACGACGTTGGTGGGGCTGCTGGACGCTGCGGAACACGCGCTTCAGAGCGAGGGGCTGCCAGGCGACCCCGCTGCCTGGCCGCCCGAAGAATGGACCACCCGGGCATTGCAGGACGGAATGGCCGGGCAGCGGCAGCAGTTGTGGGATGGAGTGCGCCGGTCGGCCGCTCGCGCCGAGGAAGTGCAGAGCACTCTTCGTGACATTCCCTTCGCCGTCCTGGACGTGCCGGAGGTGGCCCTTGCCGAAGAATCACGTCTCATCGCTGCCGGAAGGGACCTCGAACAGTTCATGCGCGGTGGCGGCAAGCTGCGCAAGCTGGCTCCGAAGGCGGTACAGAAGGAGGCTCAGGGTCTTCTCCAAGGCTGCCGGGTGGACGGGCGACTGCCCAACACACCGGAAGAGATTGTTGCACTGGTGGCTCACCTGGCGGCACGCCAGTGCGTTCGGCAGCTGAACGAGCGGTGGCAGGGCGTCGGAGTGCCCGCGGCCGAAGGCTCCACCGAGGTGGCTCTGTCGGAGCTGTTGGACAGGATGCCTACCCTCCGCGCGGTGGACGAGTTCACCCAGTCCGTGCGGACGGTTCACGGTGTCCTTCTCAAGGCCCGAATCAAGGCCACGGTACGAACGGCAGAGCAGTGGGACGACGTACGTACGTCCGCGACCGGAGCGGAACGGCTGCTCCATGCCCGCCAGGCGGAAGAGAAGCTGCGGTCCATCGCTGAGCAGTTCCCGCGGCCCGATGCCCGTGGAGTGGCCGAACTGGCGGAGGTGCACCGGGCTGTCGCGGCTCGTGACCCGCAGGCGTATGCGTCCGCGATCGACGCTCTGACCGAGGCGTTCCATCGTGAGGCTGATCGCCGGGAGGCACGCAAGCTCCTTGAGCGATTGGCCGAGGATCATGCCGAACTGGCCCGGCATTTCGCCGAATCTCCCACCGAGCCAGCCTGGGAAACCCGCCTCGTGGACTTGGCCGGGGCATGGGCCTGGCGGCAAGCGCGAACCTTCCAGGACACGATGCTGACACCCGGAAGGGAAGCCAAGCTGGAGGGGGAGCTGGAAGCAGTCGAGGCTCGGTTGACGGACACGGTGACGCAATTGGCCGCCGACAGAGCGCTGCTCCACTGCCTGTCTCGGATGACGGTCGGCCAGAAACAGGCACTCAGCGCCTATGCCTCGGCCACGGCGAACGCCGGCAAGGGAACAACGGGACTCAGCAAGCGGCACCTGAAGGCGGCCCGTTCCGCGATGCGTGATGCGCGTGGGGCAGTCCCGGCCTGGGTCATGCCGATCAAGCAGGTCGCCGAAATGATCGACCCCGAGCCGGACGCCTTCGACGTCGTCATCGTGGACGAGGCGAGCCAGGTCGGCCTGGACGGACTGATGCTGCTGTGGCTCGCTCCGAGGATCATCGTCGTGGGTGACGACCGGCAATGCGCCCCGTTCTTCACGGGCGGCAAGCACGACCGCATCAACGAAAGCCTCGACACACGCTTGCCTCATCTCACTGACTGGCAACGGGACGGGTTCAACCCCAAGTCGAACCTGTACGACCTGTTGTCCGCGCGCTTCAGCCAGACGATCCGGCTCACTGAGCACTTCCGGTGCATGCCGGAGATCATTAAGTGGTCCTCCGCCCAGTTCTATCCCGACAACGAACTCGTGCCGTTGCGGCAGTACGGAGCAGACCGGCTCAAGCCCCTCGAAGTCGTCCATGTCCACGAAGGTCACTGTGAGGGGCATCGAGAGCGTCTGGTGAACCGCCCCGAGGCTGAACGTGTCGTCACCAAGCTGCGCGAACTGTCGGAGGACGAGGCGTACGCGGAACGGAGTTTCGGAGTCATCGTGCTCCGTTCCGGCCACCAGACGCGGCTGTTGGAAGATCTCATTGATACGGAGATCGACGCGGCGGTCCGGGAGCGGCACAACATACGTGTCGGCACGGCTGAACAGTTCCAGGGGGATGAACGAGACGTCATCCTGCTGTCGCTGGTCATCGACGCCGACAACAACCGGGCACTGACTGGCAGGGCTGACGGAAGGCGCTTCAATGTGGCTGCCAGCCGGGCCCGCGACCAGATGTGGCTTTTCACCTCCGTCACACCGGACCAACTGCGTAGCACGGACCTGCGGCACTCCCTGCTCACCTACATGCAGTCGCCGCCGGAACTCCAGGGCGCTTCTCCCAGCCTCTCCGCCGTTTCGCCAGACGAACTCTGCCGACCGTTCGACTCCCTGTTTGAACAGCGAGTCTTCATCAAGATCAAGGAACGCGGCTACCACGTCGTCCCCCAGTGGGAAGTCAGCGGCAAACGCATCGACCTCGTCGTCGTCGGAGAGACGGGACGCCTCGCCGTGGAGTGCGACGGCAGCCCCTATCACTCCACCCCTGACCAGATCCGTGACGACTACGAGCGAGAGCGGGAACTGCGCCGGGCCGGCTGGCAGTTCTGGCGCATACGCAGCAGCGAGTTCGCCCTCTCTGCGGAGGATTCGCTGACTCCGTTGTGGAAGCGTCTTGACGCTCTGGGAATCCGGCCTGGAGTCACCGAGGAAGTCCAAGGCGACTCGGGGAGCACTTGGTCCCCAGTCGAGATGGACGATGCCGACCTCACCACCGATGAACTCGACGCCATGCTCGATGAGGATGCGTCCGTCTCTCTCGAAGGAGCCTGA
- a CDS encoding helix-turn-helix domain-containing protein, with protein sequence MPPEAQGRSRATNESDSGAGGRIRRYRLERSLSLSQLAERASVSKGYLSSLENNPEARRPSAETLYAIAKALGVTMSDLLGRKLLSAPSVEIPDSLREFADQENLPEADVRMLSQIQFRGEPPRTKERWQYIYTAIRTSESMDG encoded by the coding sequence ATGCCGCCTGAGGCACAGGGGCGTTCGCGTGCGACGAACGAAAGCGACAGCGGGGCCGGTGGGAGGATCCGCCGATACCGGCTGGAACGCAGCCTCAGCTTGAGCCAACTGGCGGAACGGGCCTCTGTCAGCAAGGGGTACCTGTCCAGCCTTGAGAACAACCCCGAAGCCCGTCGCCCCTCAGCCGAAACGCTTTACGCCATCGCCAAGGCGCTAGGCGTCACAATGTCCGATCTTCTCGGGCGCAAGCTCCTCTCGGCCCCTAGCGTCGAAATCCCAGACAGCCTCCGTGAATTCGCTGATCAGGAGAATCTCCCTGAAGCGGACGTAAGAATGCTGAGCCAGATCCAGTTTAGAGGCGAGCCCCCTCGAACGAAGGAAAGGTGGCAGTACATCTACACTGCCATCCGGACAAGCGAATCCATGGATGGATGA
- a CDS encoding ImmA/IrrE family metallo-endopeptidase produces the protein MRLSPLSALELARLESPGTPDSQLVVELAQELLLELGLEPPISHDIVASMRDVISIDEAEIPWAGCLVPGEEGLAITLRAGDSHGKQRFTAFHEIKHTFMPGFRSVPQYRCDPAAPPPETSPRNASLEALCDVGAAELLFPRSWFSADLAGNEPTLDLIERLAIRYDASLEATARRLVTLYPEPALLVGFEPACKPTQPNAQPALRVQWAYTNTSGSWPFVPKHKSVPESSVFGRALNGERVEESATLKGLTSASTCPVHVSSRLYPYIDNQGEQHMRVLALITPTRKRRSNHAA, from the coding sequence ATGCGTCTGTCGCCGCTTTCCGCCCTAGAACTGGCTCGGCTGGAGTCTCCGGGGACGCCCGACTCCCAGCTAGTGGTGGAACTCGCCCAGGAGCTCCTCCTGGAGCTGGGTCTCGAGCCGCCCATTAGTCATGACATCGTCGCCTCGATGCGCGACGTGATCAGCATCGATGAGGCGGAGATACCTTGGGCTGGCTGCCTCGTCCCTGGCGAGGAGGGGCTTGCGATCACCCTGCGAGCCGGTGACAGCCATGGAAAACAGCGCTTCACGGCTTTCCACGAGATCAAGCACACGTTCATGCCAGGCTTCCGGTCGGTGCCCCAGTACCGGTGCGACCCGGCCGCACCTCCACCCGAGACTTCGCCGCGGAACGCGAGTCTGGAAGCACTCTGCGATGTCGGCGCCGCAGAGCTGCTGTTTCCTCGCAGCTGGTTCTCCGCCGATCTAGCTGGCAACGAGCCGACTCTCGATCTCATCGAACGCCTCGCGATCCGTTACGACGCCAGCCTTGAAGCCACAGCGCGCCGACTAGTGACGCTGTATCCCGAGCCAGCGCTACTCGTCGGCTTCGAGCCGGCGTGCAAACCGACACAGCCCAATGCTCAGCCGGCGCTGCGGGTCCAGTGGGCCTACACCAACACAAGCGGCTCCTGGCCTTTCGTGCCCAAGCACAAGTCCGTCCCTGAGAGCAGTGTTTTCGGCCGGGCCCTGAACGGAGAGCGCGTCGAAGAGTCGGCTACCCTCAAGGGCTTGACCAGCGCCTCGACATGCCCAGTCCATGTCAGCAGCCGCCTCTATCCCTACATTGACAACCAAGGGGAGCAGCACATGCGTGTACTTGCGCTGATCACACCCACTCGCAAACGCAGGTCGAACCATGCCGCCTGA
- a CDS encoding ThiF family adenylyltransferase, whose protein sequence is MARISDRHEGDLKGQLTPFTDLQPVAVAVVVDPCSAHIVAHQHTAWMLINLLARADGVIQAVHVVCPPDVPMAGRVVPLARRDLPLDQALVRGGQAIGAVPVSSARTAAPADTLIVIGSQRRDAHPNLRFVAGYGWWGGVSNHPIPVREASGPLPFGPYVAAALAAAEVFLSVRLPRYGDAPTETYGWDCWGQRLSTVPAPDAPNELAELDLTGTALAGVGAVGSTWAHALWAAPGLGGEVTLADGDEEGVTTTNLNRCPLFGHDHIGLPKAECAAGVAADADILWRPHNARFEQLGLTPGQLVSAVDTNRARGELQNRYAPSMLSASTLDLRAEVLRIGPPGVGACLRCFNPPEAFTGDDELRDHVRAGGKEAALALAADVGISRSEVQRWLDRGECGEVGTRLLESLRRQAEPHQARFAVGFTSAMAGTLLAAETIKLLLGQPMHPGEPDHNNVTFQFLKPTALVNASSRLARDPQCPACAPTNRALGVWRRRTASARGGSFTMPTAGPDDTA, encoded by the coding sequence GTGGCACGCATCTCAGACCGACACGAAGGCGACCTCAAAGGCCAGCTCACTCCGTTCACGGATCTTCAGCCGGTGGCCGTGGCGGTAGTCGTTGATCCGTGCTCGGCCCACATTGTCGCTCACCAGCACACGGCCTGGATGTTGATCAACCTCCTGGCTCGCGCGGATGGCGTGATCCAGGCCGTTCACGTTGTGTGCCCGCCGGACGTGCCTATGGCCGGACGCGTTGTGCCACTTGCCCGACGGGATCTGCCGCTCGACCAGGCCCTGGTACGAGGAGGGCAGGCGATCGGCGCAGTCCCCGTGTCCTCGGCGCGCACTGCAGCGCCAGCGGACACCCTGATCGTGATCGGGTCCCAGCGCCGCGATGCGCACCCTAATCTGCGGTTTGTTGCAGGATACGGATGGTGGGGCGGCGTCAGCAATCATCCGATTCCTGTCCGCGAGGCGTCAGGCCCGTTGCCTTTCGGCCCTTACGTTGCCGCTGCGCTAGCCGCCGCCGAGGTCTTCTTGAGCGTCCGTCTGCCTCGATACGGTGACGCGCCCACCGAAACGTACGGCTGGGACTGCTGGGGCCAGAGGTTGAGTACTGTCCCCGCGCCGGATGCCCCAAACGAACTTGCCGAGCTGGACCTGACTGGAACCGCCCTTGCGGGTGTGGGCGCGGTCGGCAGCACCTGGGCCCATGCCTTGTGGGCAGCTCCGGGACTTGGTGGGGAAGTGACCTTGGCCGACGGGGACGAGGAAGGGGTCACGACCACGAACCTGAACCGCTGCCCGCTGTTCGGCCACGACCATATCGGCTTGCCAAAGGCGGAGTGCGCGGCCGGTGTCGCAGCAGATGCAGATATTCTCTGGCGACCGCACAACGCCCGCTTCGAGCAACTGGGGCTGACCCCAGGCCAGTTGGTTTCTGCCGTCGATACGAACCGCGCGCGCGGCGAGCTCCAGAACCGTTACGCGCCCAGCATGCTCTCGGCGAGCACCTTGGATCTGCGAGCAGAAGTCCTGCGCATCGGACCGCCGGGTGTCGGGGCGTGCCTGCGTTGCTTCAACCCGCCTGAAGCATTCACCGGTGACGACGAGCTTCGCGACCATGTCCGAGCAGGTGGAAAGGAAGCTGCACTGGCCCTCGCCGCAGACGTCGGCATTTCCAGGTCGGAGGTTCAACGATGGCTCGATCGCGGAGAATGCGGTGAGGTCGGGACACGGCTTCTCGAATCGTTGCGCCGACAAGCTGAGCCTCATCAAGCTCGCTTCGCGGTCGGCTTCACCTCCGCGATGGCGGGTACCCTACTTGCCGCCGAAACGATCAAGTTGCTCTTGGGTCAGCCCATGCATCCGGGCGAGCCGGACCACAACAACGTAACGTTCCAGTTCCTCAAGCCCACAGCTCTGGTCAATGCAAGTAGCCGTCTAGCACGTGATCCGCAGTGTCCTGCGTGCGCGCCCACGAATCGTGCCCTGGGTGTGTGGCGGCGCCGCACGGCATCAGCGAGGGGAGGGTCATTCACTATGCCGACGGCCGGTCCAGATGATACTGCGTGA